A window of the [Chlorobium] sp. 445 genome harbors these coding sequences:
- a CDS encoding dehydrogenase, which produces MDLGIMVLDLALWLLNFPKPKSVSAVNFEKHAHDQDSTNVEDFSSVLVRLKNGQAISIETGWNFEVDQDLLFCNVYGQDGFARVYPLKFHKKIHNNLVNVTPQRIGSLEDIYKRSYQNELKHFIGAVQGLFPITSTAAEAVDRMHIIDAIYKSAKQK; this is translated from the coding sequence TTGGATTTAGGCATCATGGTACTCGACCTTGCTCTATGGCTACTGAATTTCCCTAAACCTAAAAGCGTCTCAGCTGTCAATTTCGAAAAGCATGCGCATGACCAAGATTCAACCAATGTCGAAGACTTTTCATCGGTTTTAGTACGGCTGAAAAATGGACAAGCGATTTCTATAGAGACGGGCTGGAATTTTGAAGTCGATCAAGACTTGCTCTTTTGCAATGTCTATGGTCAAGATGGCTTTGCACGTGTCTATCCACTGAAGTTTCACAAGAAAATTCACAACAACTTGGTGAATGTTACACCCCAGCGCATTGGTTCGCTCGAGGATATTTACAAGCGTTCGTATCAAAACGAACTCAAACATTTCATTGGCGCCGTGCAAGGACTGTTTCCTATTACATCAACTGCCGCAGAAGCTGTCGATCGCATGCATATTATTGATGCAATCTACAAGTCTGCAAAGCAAAAAA